CAAGAGCAATCTGGAGATTATTTCGTCGGCAACTTCTTTTGTACCGCAAAACCCGACATTGGATGGCTATAGAGCCGTGTTTGAAGAGGCGCCATTTCTCACCTGGCTGCTTAACAGTGCCATAACGGCCGTCATTATTACGGCTGCCACCTTGTTTACGAGTGCGTTGGCCGGCTATGTTTTTGCTAAATTCACGTTCCCAGGCAAGAGGCTCATGTTTCTGCTTGTACTGGCGACGATGATGATTCCGTTTCAGGTGATCATGATTCCAACGTATTTGATTATTTCCAAGCTTGGTCTCATTAACAATTTGGCGGCCATTATTGTACCCAGCTTAATCAGCTCTTACGGGGTATTTCTGGCGAAGCAATTTATTGAAGATATTCCAAGGGATTTGCTTGAGGCAGCACGCATCGACGGCGCGGGCGAGCTTCGTATTATGTGGCGCATTGTCATGCCGTTGATTTTACCGATGCTTTCGGCTCTTGGCATCTTTACCTTTATGGCCGCGTGGAACAACTATTTGTGGCCACTCATCGCCATCAATGATATGGATCGAATGACGGTACCGATGGCGCTCGTCTTCTTCAATGGTGCGCATCAGGTGAATTACAACGTAGTCATGTCTGCCGCTGTACTTATTACACTGCCTGTTATTATCGTGTTCCTTATTTTCCAGAAGCAGTTCATTAAAGGGCTGACCATGACAGGCATGAAATAGGAGCGGGAATAGATACCTAATAACCAGGAATGGAGAAATTACTTATGACCAAAATTTCGATTATCGGCGCTGGAAGCGCATTTACCCGGGAAATTATCGTAGATATTTTTAAGATTGAAGGCCTTGAGGAGGGAACCATCGCTCTGGTCGACATCGATCCAGAACGGCTCGCGATTGCCCGTGACTTGGTGAACAAGATTATTGAAATGACCGGAAAGAAGTGGCAGGTGCTAGCATCTACCGATCGCCGTGAGGTGATAGCTGGGTCGAATTTCGTGATCAACCAGATTGAGGTTGTTGGGCTAGAGACGGTTCGCTACGAGTACGAAATTCCGCTTAAATACGGGGTTAATCAGTGTATTGGCGACACGCTGGGCCCGGGCGGATTATTCAAAACGCTGCGTACATTACCGAGCTGGATCGAAATTGTCCGCGATGTGGAGGAACTCTGTCCGGACTGCATCATTCTGAACTATACCAATCCGATGTCCGCGGTTACGCTGCTTACTTCCCGGATTACGGACCTGCCGGTGGTA
The window above is part of the Paenibacillus lutimineralis genome. Proteins encoded here:
- a CDS encoding carbohydrate ABC transporter permease, yielding MTRRFTWLEGVIIAILLVCAAIMLLPYLWMVLSSFKSNLEIISSATSFVPQNPTLDGYRAVFEEAPFLTWLLNSAITAVIITAATLFTSALAGYVFAKFTFPGKRLMFLLVLATMMIPFQVIMIPTYLIISKLGLINNLAAIIVPSLISSYGVFLAKQFIEDIPRDLLEAARIDGAGELRIMWRIVMPLILPMLSALGIFTFMAAWNNYLWPLIAINDMDRMTVPMALVFFNGAHQVNYNVVMSAAVLITLPVIIVFLIFQKQFIKGLTMTGMK